A window of the Aspergillus flavus chromosome 6, complete sequence genome harbors these coding sequences:
- a CDS encoding tRNA methyltransferase, subunit GCD14, translating into MPSPFLTPGSRSQLDNLALLQLRRDQTIPTILQLHDEKNGGYKEGKVTNTRFGSFPHITLCDQPWGSQIIASKVDTGSRGRTQKMKRKADELDSSTQAEDKPSPQTPVAASSGFLHLLYPTPELWTASLPHRTQVVYTPDYSYILHRLRARPGCTVIEAGAGSGSFTHASVRAVFNGYPSDDQPTKKRRLGKVCSFEFHAQRAEKVRVEVNQHGLDGLVEVTHRDVYEDGFLLGDPKTGKSPKANAIFLDLPAPWLALKHLVRNPPEGTESPLDPTSPVYICTFSPCLEQVQRTISTLRQLGWLGISMVEVNNRRIEVKRERVGLDLGNIRGTVVFPKSVDEAVERTRALEERAQLFRATQNQSDGDSTPAPKAENEAKGGQQESEVPVYKQGRVMTRSELDLKNHTSYLVFAILPREWTEEDEKRCREKWPSNRVQEPQGPQKSKKQLKRESREKRDLQRKEQSQPETESQKE; encoded by the coding sequence ATGCCTTCCCCCTTCTTAACCCCCGGCTCACGGTCGCAACTCGACAATCTTGCTCTGCTTCAACTCCGCAGAGATCAGACGATCCCGACGATTCTCCAGCTCCATGATGAAAAGAACGGAGGATATAAGGAAGGAAAAGTCACCAACACCCGCTTCGGCTCATTTCCGCATATCACGCTTTGCGATCAACCATGGGGCTCACAGATCATCGCATCCAAGGTAGACACGGGGTCCCGGGGCCGTACGCAGAAGATGAAACGGAAAGCGGACGAGCTGGATTCGTCCACCCAGGCCGAAGATAAGCCTTCTCCGCAGACCCCAGTGGCAGCCTCCAGCGGTTTCCTTCACCTCCTTTACCCCACACCAGAACTATGGACCGCGTCGCTCCCTCATCGTACTCAAGTCGTTTATACACCGGACTACAGCTACATCCTCCATCGGTTACGCGCGCGTCCTGGATGTACCGTAATTGAAGCGGGAGCTGGAAGTGGCTCTTTCACCCATGCCTCCGTGCGGGCAGTGTTCAATGGATATCCTTCAGATGATCAACCGACGAAAAAGAGAAGGCTTGGCAAAGTCTGCAGTTTTGAATTTCACGCGCAGCGGGCGGAGAAGGTTCGCGTGGAGGTGAACCAGCATGGCCTCGATGGACTGGTGGAGGTAACACACCGTGATGTCTATGAGGATGGGTTCCTCCTCGGGGACCCGAAGACAGGCAAATCCCCAAAGGCGAATGCGATTTTCCTTGATCTGCCTGCTCCTTGGCTAGCTCTTAAGCATCTCGTTCGCAACCCACCCGAGGGTACGGAATCACCGCTTGATCCTACATCCCCGGTCTATATATGTACATTCTCTCCCTGTCTTGAACAGGTACAGCGTACTATCAGCACACTCCGCCAATTGGGCTGGTTGGGAATATCAATGGTGGAAGTCAACAACCGTAGAATCGAGGTCAAGCGAGAACGAGTTGGGTTAGATCTCGGGAACATTCGCGGAACAGTGGTCTTCCCCAAATCCGTTGACGAAGCGGTTGAGAGAACGCGTGCCCTTGAGGAACGTGCCCAGTTGTTCCGTGCAACGCAGAATCAAAGTGACGGCGACAGCACCCCTGCCCCTAAAGCTGAAAATGAGGCAAAGGGTGGCCAGCAAGAATCTGAGGTCCCAGTGTATAAGCAGGGTCGTGTGATGACCAGGTCAGAATTGGACCTTAAGAATCATACATCCTACCTTGTCTTTGCTATTTTGCCTCGGGAATGgaccgaggaggatgaaaAGCGCTGCCGTGAGAAATGGCCGTCAAACCGGGTGCAGGAACCGCAGGGACCACAAAAGAGTAAGAAGCAACTGAAAAGGGAATCAAGGGAGAAACGCGACctgcaaagaaaagagcaaagTCAACCGGAGACGGAGTCCCAAAAGGAATAG
- a CDS encoding UBA/TS-N domain protein has translation MDDLSGLNWNSTSSNDPRKPLPMSSSLLFPNVRRNDTSGRSTPLSASSGASNPPSKSATPDKDSFANLVSFNSSNPNKNLSLIEQQKRLQEERAKKEAENRSRFETQYGAQNAQFWDNLEKGGNKPAAIGMTSTQQKAQSADEDDLLAAFDASAPVDASTHFPVPSPSPSPRVDARSPQPTPNGSSAAPQSSGMSFMDDDDDPFGLNQLKPKPNPPPPPPQPAETDDDDFLGLLGKPVSEVRRPEPPAKPPTPERADPTPSPKPSNGTDRAIAELVDMGFPADKASQALRMTSSGTDVQAAVSLLLTQAHEESRQKSGSRPTAQERYPSHESRSRDRAGRSDRDMPSWMQQERTHSSRRREDNRSPSTADKDPSQIAAAFGNNLLKTANSLWKTGSKKVQQVVNDFNTDQDPNQPRWLRDPSAREEPSPREHRRFPDQSQKQPADFTDEALLLESGVDPRASRKPTRSNDGPPPRTLSDSYRSQPSPVGDRNMQQPAFMRQQQPSQTKDPRARLTKSAVEEQSAQAYVSPARRKRPTAQSPAPAQNVDLFDSPAPQPAERPRLSPSPAQPTRPAVTSKPLPARPKAPPRVIPQVSQDALASTHHHRTKAAEAYKRGDYAAAHEAFSAALSLLPDKYPLAIIIRSNRAMTALKVGEPKVAIGDADTILDVIGPSKGEAESIEIGNGEPSKPMKDFFGKALMRKAEALEQLERWADAAQAWKQAVENGHGGSTSIQGRNRCEKAAGISKPVSKPSAPARRPPAPAPKKSALDDLQGGSSSSANSAAVSRLREANKAAERADEEKFALTESVDARLTAWKNGKQDNLRALLGSLDTVLWPEAGWKKINMSELIMPNKVKVQYMKGIAKVHPDKLSTNATTEQRMIAGAVFGTLNEAWDKFKAENNL, from the exons ATGGACGATCTGAGCGGCCTGAATTGGAATTCCACTTCGTCCAATGACCCCCGTAAACCCCTACCTATGAGCTCCAGCCTCTTGTTTCCAAATGTGAGACGCAATGATACCTCCGGCCGATCTACTCCTCTTTCTGCCTCCTCCGGGGCTTCAAACCCGCCCTCCAAGTCTGCAACACCGGACAAGGACAGCTTCGCGAACCTCGTATCTTTCAATTCGTCTAACCCAAATAAGAACCTGTCCCTTATCGAGCAGCAGAAGAGGCTACAAGAAGAGAGAGCCAAGAAAGAGGCAGAGAATCGATCTCGGTTCGAAACACAATATGGGGCGCAAAATGCTCAATTCTGGGATAATCTCGAGAAGGGTGGCAACAAACCTGCTGCAATTGGCATGACCTCTACTCAGCAAAAAGCCCAGTCcgctgatgaagatgatctccTTGCCGCATTTGACGCTTCGGCACCTGTTGATGCATCGACTCACTTCCCCGTACCTAGTCCAAGCCCGTCGCCACGGGTAGACGCCAGGTCGCCGCAGCCCACCCCCAATGGATCCTCTGCAGCGCCACAGTCCTCTGGAATGTCGTTCatggacgacgacgatgatccTTTCGGCCTTAATCAATTGAAACCTAAACCAaatcctcctccgccgccgccgcaaccTGCAGAGACTGACGATGATGACTTCCTGGGCTTGCTGGGTAAGCCCGTTTCTGAAGTCCGCCGACCGGAACCACCAGCCAAACCTCCAACTCCAGAGCGCGCAGACCCTACCCCATCTCCCAAGCCGTCAAATGGGACTGACCGAGCAATTGCAGAGCTCGTTGATATGGGATTTCCTGCAGATAAAGCTAGCCAAGCTCTACGCATGACGTCATCCGGAACTGATGTTCAAGCTGCGGTCTCATTGCTTCTCACGCAGGCGCACGAAGAATCTCGACAAAAGTCTGGAAGTAGACCAACGGCTCAAGAACGCTACCCGAGCCATGAGAGCCGGAGCAGAGATCGGGCCGGGAGGTCGGATCGCGATATGCCATCGTGGATGCAACAGGAGCGGACCCATTCTTCAAGGCGCCGCGAGGATAATCGGTCACCTTCGACAGCAGACAAGGATCCGTCGCAGATTGCCGCTGCATTCGGCAATAACTTGTTAAAAACAGCAAACTCGCTGTGGAAGACTGGTAGCAAGAAGGTTCAACAAGTCGTTAATGACTTCAACACAGACCAAGATCCGAACCAGCCCCGGTGGCTCAGAGATCCGTCTGCCCGCGAGGAGCCCTCACCTAGGGAACACCGGCGCTTTCCTGATCAGTCTCAGAAACAGCCAGCTGACTTCACTGACGAggctcttctccttgaatCCGGTGTAGATCCTCGTGCTTCACGCAAGCCAACAAGGTCCAACGATGGACCCCCACCTCGCACCCTTAGCGATAGCTATCGAAGCCAGCCTTCTCCAGTTGGTGACAGAAATATGCAACAGCCGGCCTTTATGCGACAACAGCAGCCAAGCCAGACGAAGGATCCCAGAGCCCGATTGACCAAATCTGCAGTAGAAGAACAGTCAGCACAAGCATATGTGAGCCCAGCGAGAAGAAAACGACCAACCGCACAATCTCCAGCCCCTGCGCAGAATGTTGACTTATTCGATTCTCCGGCTCCACAGCCTGCTGAGCGCCCTAGACTGTCACCCTCGCCGGCGCAGCCCACGCGGCCAGCTGTTACATCTAAACCTCTGCCTGCGCGACCAAAAGCTCCGCCCCGAGTCATCCCTCAAGTATCACAGGACGCTCTGGCATCCACGCATCATCATCGGACGAAGGCGGCTGAAGCTTATAAGAGAGGTGATTATGCAGCTGCCCACGAGGCATTTTCCGCAGCTCTGTCGTTGCTACCTGACAAGTACCCCCTTGCGATCATCATCCGCAGCAATCGTGCCATGACAGCACTGAAGGTTGGTGAGCCTAAGGTGGCAATTGGCGATGCAGACACTATCCTGGATGTGATTGGCCCTTCGAAGGGCGAGGCCGAGAGCATTGAAATCGGAAACGGTGAACCCAGTAAACCGATGAAGGATTTCTTCGGCAAAGCCTTGATGCGCAAGGCCGAGGCCCTCGAGCAATTAGAGCGATGGGCAGATGCTGCACAGGCGTGGAAACAGGCGGTTGAAAACGGCCACGGTGGTAGCACCAGTATCCAAGGCCGCAACAGATGTGAGAAAGCTGCCGGCATTAGCAAACCTGTTTCGAAACCTTCAGCCCCTGCTAGGCGGCCGCCTGCTCCTGCACCTAAGAAGTCTGCACTTGATGACCTGCAAGGTGGCAGCTCTTCATCTGCCAACTCCGCCGCTGTCAGTCGGTTGCGAGAAGCCAACAAAGCCGCTGAGCGTGCCGATGAAGAGAAATTCGCTCTTACAGAAAGTGTGGATGCTCGACTAACTGCCTGGAAGAACGGCAAGCAGGACAATCTACGAGCGCTTTTGGGCAGTTTGGACACTGTTCTGTGGCCGGAGGCTGGGTGGAAAAAGATCAACATGTCGGAACTGATTATGCCGAACAAGGTCAAGGTGCAATATATGAAGGGGATCGCCAAGGTGCACCCAGACAAG CTTTCTACCAATGCCACGACGGAACAGCGAATGATCGCTGGTGCAGTGTTCGGCACGCTCAATGAAGCATGGGATAAATTCAAGGCGGAGAATAATCTATAA
- a CDS encoding Gtr1/RagA G protein conserved region-domain-containing protein — MDVRKKKRKVLLMGKSGSGKSSMRSIIFSNYVAKDVRRLGATIDVEHSHVKFMGNLTLNLWDCGGQDAFMETYLASQRGNIFSDVAVLIYVFDIESREVERDLDTYHAIIGALKEYSPNAYVFCLVHKLDLIQAEHRQRIYEERSALIRSRSDHFSIDTFGSSIWDQSLYKAWAGIVHRLIPNLTVIERFLHAFAKRIDAEEVILFERSTFLTVTSVASEIGDLNPIYDRHERLSNIMKAFKHCAARNTHTTPASAGFVVMHTKTPQFNVFLGRFTDNTYIFLVVPPGEAAYNCAVLNTMLAREGFSKAAAMGHGDGFPLPAPESPDGELANNSHANGYL; from the coding sequence ATGGACGtccgaaagaagaagagaaaggtgCTCCTAATGGGGAAGAGCGGCTCGGGAAAGTCCTCGATGAGATCCATTATTTTCAGCAACTATGTCGCAAAAGATGTCCGCCGGCTAGGCGCCACAATTGACGTGGAACACAGCCATGTCAAGTTCATGGGGAACCTGACCCTGAACCTGTGGGACTGTGGAGGCCAAGACGCCTTCATGGAGACATATCTCGCCTCACAACGAGGGAACATCTTCTCGGACGTCGCGGTTCTGATCTACGTCTTCGATATCGAGTCCCGCGAAGTAGAACGAGACCTCGACACATACCACGCCATCATCGGCGCCCTGAAAGAGTACAGCCCGAACGCCTACGTCTTCTGTCTCGTCCACAAGCTCGACCTCATCCAAGCCGAGCACCGTCAACGCATCTACGAAGAACGCTCCGCTCTCATCCGCAGCCGCTCGGACCATTTCTCCATCGACACTTTCGGCAGCAGCATCTGGGATCAATCGCTCTACAAAGCCTGGGCCGGCATCGTCCACCGTCTCATCCCCAATCTCACCGTCATCGAACGCTTCCTGCACGCCTTCGCCAAGCGTATCGATGCCGAGGAagtcatcctcttcgagcGCTCGACTTTCCTAACCGTCACCTCCGTTGCCTCGGAAATAGGCGACCTCAACCCCATCTATGATCGCCATGAGCGACTCTCTAATATAATGAAGGCGTTCAAGCATTGCGCGGCCCGGAATACCCATACCACGCCCGCTTCGGCCGGGTTCGTCGTCATGCATACCAAGACGCCCCAGTTCAATGTCTTTTTGGGCCGGTTCACCGATAACACATATATCTTCCTTGTCGTCCCGCCGGGTGAAGCGGCTTATAACTGTGCTGTACTGAATACAATGTTAGCCAGGGAGGGATTCTCAAAAGCAGCAGCGATGGGTCACGGGGATGGATTCCCGCTTCCTGCGCCAGAATCCCCGGACGGTGAATTAGCCAACAATTCTCATGCAAATGGTTACCTGTAG
- a CDS encoding transaldolase: MASQTGLDVLRTRTVVDCDTMDEEVARTLGPFQDCTSNQAIAYGELSKPKHKELITSSVAEARNLLSRFPGLPLEELAVEIAMVKLALRIAPHINGHVHIQTNPYYSYSVEKTTVNALRIIQLFQYLQPGFEQSRICIKIPSTWEGMVACRALEQAGVRTLATTLFTLAQAVLAAEVGCTYVAPYVNQLKVHFEPGFTDPNKLLPLCVAIQKYYKSVNAKTRVLPASLTSTDEIFAMAGVDHITIAPNLLQQLSQPDSVPQIQSLFDSDAPAVLPPSSLSFVNDESAYRLAFTRDLHGASEEKLTQAVNIFCDMQDKLVQIMKSVV; encoded by the exons ATGGCTTCTCAGACTGGCTTGGATGTTCTCCGTACGAGAACTGTTGTTGACTGCGATACCATGGACGAAGAAG TTGCCAGGACCCTAGGTCCATTTCAAGACTGTACTTCCAATCAAGCCATCGCTTACGGAGAGCTTTCCAAACCCAAGCATAAGGAATTGATCACATCCTCTGTTGCAGAGGCAAGAAATCTCCTATCTCGGTTCCCAGGCCTTCCCTTAGAGGAGTTAGCTGTAGAGATAGCG ATGGTGAAACTGGCCTTGAGGATTGCTCCTCATATCAATGGCCATGTCCATATCCAGACAAATCCGTACTATTCTTACTCGGTTGAAAAGACCACTGTCAACGCTCTCA GAATCATTCAACTCTTTCAGTATCTACAGCCAGGTTTCGAGCAGTCGCGTATCTGCATCAAAATTCCAAGTACATGGGAGGGTATGGTTGCCTGTCGGGCCCTCGAACAAGCTGGAGTACGCACACTCGCTACCACTCTCTTTACCCTAGCGCAGGCGGTGCTCGCTGCGGAAGTCGGCTGCACATATGTCGCACCCTATGTCAATCAGCTTAAAGTTCATTTCGAGCCGGG CTTCACGGACCCGAACAAGCTTCTGCCTCTCTGTGTCGCCATCCAGAAGTACTATAAATCGGTTAATGCTAAAACCCGGGTTCTTCCAGCCAGTTTAACCTCGACAGATGAAATTTTTGCGATGGCTGGTGTGGATCATATCACCATCGCTCCAAATCTCTTGCAACAGCTCTCGCAGCCAGATTCCGTGCCCCAGATCCAGTCTCTATTCGACAGTGATGCTCCTGCAGTACTTCCTCCATCGTCATTGTCTTTTGTCAATGATGAATCGGCGTATCGCCTTGCTTTCACCAGAGACCTCCATGGAGCAAGCGAGGAAAAGCTGACCCAG GCAGTCAATATTTTCTGTGATATGCAGGACAAACTCGTCCAGATTATGAAATCTGTGGTGTGA
- a CDS encoding succinate dehydrogenase cytochrome b560 subunit (cytochrome B-560 subunit of succinate dehydrogenase) — translation MISQKVAQQSLRRLAVQQPYAMRWSLMNSATPAAVAMGRFMQTRQAATTSNTSDPTKILAQQRLNRPVSPHLSIYRPQITWIGSSFHRITGFALSGSLYLYATAYLASPLLGWHLESASVAAAFAALPIVAKVLLKGFMALPFTYHCFNGVRHLVWDLGRGITNQQVIKSGWTVVGLSVLSALALAFL, via the exons ATGATTTCTCAGAAGGTTGCTCAGCAATCGCTGCGGCGGC TTGCCGTCCAGCAGCCCTATGCCATGCGCTGGTCTTTGATGAACTCCGCAACCCCCGCTGCTGTCGCTATGGGACGTTTTATGCAGACCAG ACAAGCTGCCACTACCTCGAACACCTCTGACCCTACCAAGATCCTTGCGCAGCAGCGTCTGAACCGTCCCGTTTCCCCTCACCTTTCCATCTACCGTCCCCAGATCACTTGGATCGGCAGTAGTTTTCACCGTATTACCGGATTCGCCCTTTCTGGTTCTCTGTATCTTTACGCGACTGCATACCTCGCCTCGCCGTTGCTTGGCTGGCATCTGGAGTCGGCCTCCGTGGCCGCTGCTTTCGCTGCTCTTCCCATTGTTGCCAAGGTCCTTCTCAAGGGTTTTATGGCTCTTCCTTTCACCTACCACTGCTTCAACGGAGTCCGCCACTTGGTCTGGGATCTTGGTAGGGGAATCACCAACCAGCAGGTCATCAAGTCTGGTTGGACTGTGGTGGGGCTGAGCGTCCTCAGTGCCCTTGCTCTCGCTTTCCTGTGA